One Arcobacter sp. F155 DNA window includes the following coding sequences:
- a CDS encoding molybdopterin-binding protein — MIKKPNFYSVIIGTELLNGRRKDAHFAFLNEQLLKRGWTHKASFVIEDDTKLMENIYNLIKADENSVMFSYGGIGATPDDYTRQIAAKVFRDGKMEYHEKAQELIINQFGDEAYPHRIEMGNLPINAKLLKNVVNNVAGFYLDDRFFFTPGFPSMSQAMVIEALDKHYSKNDLVKYRKTLTAFCGENDLISLMKELPSDIELSSLPKIIDDKRQVVLSLSSLEQTLLDNSFQEFIDFCEEKNIKYILEDTNKIK, encoded by the coding sequence ATGATTAAAAAACCTAATTTTTACTCAGTAATTATTGGTACAGAACTTTTAAATGGGCGTCGAAAGGATGCCCATTTTGCTTTCTTAAATGAACAACTTCTAAAGCGAGGTTGGACTCACAAAGCCTCATTTGTAATAGAAGATGACACCAAACTAATGGAAAACATTTATAATCTTATAAAGGCTGATGAAAACTCAGTTATGTTCTCTTATGGTGGTATTGGTGCTACTCCTGATGATTATACTAGACAAATAGCTGCAAAGGTATTTCGTGATGGGAAGATGGAATACCATGAAAAAGCACAAGAGCTTATTATAAATCAATTTGGTGATGAAGCTTATCCTCATAGAATAGAGATGGGAAATCTTCCTATAAATGCAAAGTTACTTAAAAATGTAGTAAACAATGTAGCAGGCTTTTATTTAGATGATAGGTTCTTTTTTACACCAGGTTTTCCTTCAATGAGCCAAGCAATGGTAATTGAAGCTTTAGACAAACACTATTCTAAAAATGACTTAGTAAAATATAGAAAAACATTAACTGCTTTTTGTGGAGAAAATGATTTGATTTCACTTATGAAAGAACTTCCAAGTGATATTGAACTTTCATCTCTACCTAAAATAATTGATGATAAAAGACAAGTTGTCTTATCACTAAGCTCTTTAGAGCAAACTCTTTTAGATAATAGTTTTCAAGAATTTATAGATTTTTGTGAAGAAAAAAATATAAAATATATTCTTGAAGATACAAATAAAATAAAATAA
- a CDS encoding methyl-accepting chemotaxis protein, with protein MFSNVSTKVKLLVLPILFLVITVIAGSIYTYYNGVLKTKGTNAKITDEMIQQVLTARITVYQFLRVPTNDNAQKVRESFSTLDKQSAELLQRLEIKKDIDLTKDIQSLSNEYISFFDAFANERINDYSNGIEQETQEILENMKKMVTVGTQLEKELDEINIHANEQRAEAESTQTMQLLIVGVIASIIFIVMALTLIKSILSNLENFQKGLVSFFKYLNNEADHVELLNDKNQDEFGQMAKIVNQNIERTKENIDQDRKIIDESVRILTEYEQGDFSSKINLSSSNEALNDLTKMINHMSANLEKNVDSILKVLGEYSNSNYRNKVPTDGIKAHLEQLATGVNNLGDSISELLKQSLEIGLSLDSSSDILIENVDTLNDSANSAAASLEETAAALEEITSTIVSNGQNIQQMNQYTDDLNSSAKQGQNLAQKTTSAMEDITEQVTLINESISIIDQIAFQTNILSLNAAVEAATAGEAGKGFAVVAAEVRNLASRSAEAAKEIKDLVENATAKANEGKTISADMIVGYNSLLENISNSTEKINEIASASKEQETGITQINDAINQLDKQTQENASIANKTHDIAIDTDRVAKEIVADAQSKEFIGKENVSIKKEKPSSKATLSTHTSEIKSKPTSKDTEKPASNHTFKAEKSSDDEWESF; from the coding sequence ATGTTTTCAAATGTTTCAACAAAAGTTAAATTATTGGTTTTACCAATTTTATTTCTTGTTATAACAGTGATTGCGGGTAGTATTTATACTTATTATAACGGTGTACTTAAAACAAAAGGTACAAATGCAAAAATAACTGATGAAATGATTCAGCAAGTATTAACTGCTAGAATCACAGTATATCAATTTCTAAGAGTTCCTACAAATGACAATGCTCAAAAAGTAAGAGAATCATTTTCTACTTTAGATAAACAATCAGCAGAGCTTCTTCAAAGATTAGAAATTAAAAAAGACATTGACCTAACAAAAGATATTCAATCTTTATCTAACGAATATATCTCATTTTTTGATGCTTTTGCAAATGAGAGAATCAATGACTATTCTAATGGAATAGAACAAGAGACTCAAGAGATTTTAGAAAACATGAAAAAGATGGTTACGGTTGGTACACAACTTGAAAAAGAGTTAGATGAAATCAATATTCATGCAAATGAACAAAGAGCTGAAGCTGAGAGTACTCAAACTATGCAACTTCTTATTGTTGGTGTGATTGCTTCAATTATATTTATCGTTATGGCTTTAACACTTATTAAAAGTATCTTATCAAATCTTGAAAACTTCCAAAAAGGTTTAGTTTCATTCTTCAAATATTTAAATAATGAAGCAGACCATGTTGAGTTATTAAATGACAAAAACCAAGATGAGTTTGGTCAAATGGCAAAAATTGTTAATCAAAATATTGAAAGAACAAAAGAGAATATTGACCAAGATAGAAAAATCATTGATGAGTCAGTTAGAATTTTAACAGAGTATGAACAAGGTGACTTTAGCTCTAAAATCAATCTTAGTTCTTCAAATGAAGCATTAAATGATTTAACAAAAATGATTAACCACATGAGTGCAAACTTAGAGAAAAATGTTGACTCTATTTTAAAAGTACTTGGTGAATACTCAAACTCAAACTATAGAAACAAAGTTCCAACAGATGGAATCAAAGCACACTTAGAACAACTTGCAACGGGAGTAAATAACTTAGGTGATAGTATTTCTGAACTATTAAAGCAGTCTTTAGAGATTGGTCTTTCTCTTGATAGTTCATCTGATATTTTAATTGAAAATGTTGATACGCTAAATGACTCAGCTAACTCTGCTGCTGCTTCTTTAGAAGAGACTGCTGCTGCTTTAGAAGAGATTACAAGTACAATTGTAAGTAATGGTCAAAATATTCAACAAATGAACCAATACACTGATGACTTAAACTCATCTGCAAAACAAGGTCAAAACCTTGCACAAAAAACTACTTCTGCAATGGAAGATATTACAGAACAAGTTACATTAATCAATGAATCTATTTCTATTATCGACCAAATTGCATTCCAAACAAATATCCTTTCACTAAATGCAGCTGTTGAAGCAGCAACTGCTGGTGAAGCAGGAAAAGGTTTCGCAGTTGTTGCAGCTGAAGTAAGAAACCTTGCATCTAGATCAGCTGAAGCAGCAAAAGAGATTAAAGACTTAGTTGAAAATGCAACTGCAAAAGCAAATGAAGGTAAAACAATTAGTGCAGATATGATTGTAGGATATAACTCACTTCTTGAAAACATCAGTAACTCAACTGAAAAAATCAATGAAATTGCAAGTGCAAGTAAAGAGCAAGAGACTGGTATTACTCAAATTAATGATGCAATTAACCAGTTAGACAAACAGACTCAAGAGAATGCTTCTATTGCAAACAAAACTCATGATATTGCAATAGATACAGATAGAGTTGCAAAAGAGATTGTTGCTGATGCACAAAGTAAAGAGTTTATTGGAAAAGAGAATGTAAGTATTAAAAAAGAGAAGCCTTCTTCTAAAGCTACTCTAAGTACTCATACTAGTGAAATAAAATCTAAACCTACAAGCAAAGATACAGAAAAACCTGCATCAAATCATACTTTTAAAGCAGAAAAAAGTAGTGATGATGAATGGGAATCATTCTAA
- a CDS encoding SprT-like domain-containing protein, translating into MFLQRLKLFFITVTVLGTIFLIYSIYNTYKFKTSDLNEKTQNRITQKTQYLQKLAYQKFGVKREIPIRVSNKMPSNLFGAATLSQSGEIVVFLNKKRFKESVDYMIDDVLPHEYAHALMFVFGDLSRENGGHSLKWQNICKALEGKRCNRFVNHNDVIFGKTNIF; encoded by the coding sequence ATGTTTCTTCAAAGATTAAAACTATTTTTTATAACTGTTACAGTTTTAGGAACAATCTTTTTAATCTACTCAATCTACAACACATATAAATTTAAAACTTCCGATTTAAATGAAAAAACACAAAATAGAATCACTCAAAAAACTCAATATTTGCAAAAGTTAGCTTACCAAAAGTTTGGAGTAAAAAGAGAGATTCCAATTAGAGTTTCTAATAAAATGCCCTCTAATCTTTTTGGTGCAGCAACTTTAAGTCAATCAGGAGAAATAGTAGTCTTTCTAAATAAGAAGAGATTTAAAGAGAGTGTTGATTATATGATTGATGATGTATTACCCCACGAATATGCTCATGCTTTGATGTTTGTATTTGGTGACTTAAGCAGGGAAAATGGTGGGCACTCTTTAAAGTGGCAAAACATTTGCAAGGCTTTAGAAGGGAAACGATGTAATAGGTTTGTTAATCACAATGATGTGATTTTTGGCAAAACAAATATATTTTAA
- a CDS encoding glutathione peroxidase, producing MSIYDLKVKNIKGEEVSLSKYKGKVLLIVNVASKCGFTSQYEGLENLYQKHKDKDFMILGFPSNQFGGQEPGTNKEIAQFCRLTYGVDFDMFAKIDVNGKNEDPLYTYLKKEASGILGTESIKWNFTKFLVDKNGKVIDRFGSATTPKDIEEDILKLL from the coding sequence ATGAGTATTTATGATTTAAAAGTGAAAAACATAAAAGGTGAAGAAGTATCTTTATCTAAATACAAAGGTAAAGTACTACTTATTGTAAATGTAGCAAGTAAATGTGGGTTTACTTCTCAATATGAAGGTTTAGAAAATCTATATCAAAAACATAAAGATAAAGATTTTATGATTTTAGGTTTTCCTTCAAATCAATTTGGTGGACAAGAACCAGGAACAAATAAAGAGATTGCCCAGTTTTGTAGGCTAACTTATGGAGTTGATTTTGATATGTTTGCAAAGATTGATGTAAACGGAAAAAATGAAGACCCACTATATACATACTTAAAAAAAGAAGCATCAGGAATACTAGGAACAGAGAGTATCAAATGGAATTTTACTAAGTTTTTAGTTGATAAAAATGGAAAAGTAATAGATAGATTTGGTTCAGCTACAACTCCAAAGGATATAGAAGAGGATATTTTAAAACTTCTATAG
- a CDS encoding alanine racemase — translation MPKIILNKENYFHNLKIISEHAGSKDKIAVVLKDNAYGHGLVEIASMAKEFGITKAVVRTCEEAEKIETFFEQILILADTTFHNYSHTFHIVVNSLEQLEKVPEKTNVHLKVDTGMHRNGISLETLEEAIHGTLRKNLNLTGIMTHYRSADTLSCEFFWQQQIFGQVKTLAVNTCEKLFLPIPKFHSANSSGLFRFKNFNEDFARVGIAQYGYLDTDSIFDNPNLKPVMSLWADRISTRKITKGQRVGYGGIFTAKSEMNVSTYDIGYGDGFLRLNGKKTYTTPKGYQILGRVSMDNCSINSIDDKVCIFDDVRQLATIHDTISYEITTTLNPNIEKEIK, via the coding sequence TTGCCTAAGATTATTTTAAATAAAGAAAACTACTTTCACAACCTAAAAATAATTTCTGAACACGCTGGTTCTAAAGATAAAATTGCTGTTGTTTTAAAAGATAATGCCTATGGTCATGGACTTGTTGAAATTGCATCAATGGCCAAAGAGTTTGGAATAACAAAAGCGGTTGTGAGAACATGTGAAGAAGCTGAGAAAATTGAGACGTTTTTTGAACAAATCTTAATCTTGGCTGACACTACTTTTCACAACTATTCACATACTTTTCACATCGTGGTGAATAGCCTTGAACAACTTGAAAAAGTACCCGAAAAAACGAATGTTCACCTAAAAGTGGATACCGGAATGCATAGAAATGGTATTTCACTTGAAACTCTAGAAGAGGCTATTCATGGTACTTTAAGGAAAAATTTAAACTTGACTGGAATTATGACTCACTACAGAAGTGCTGATACTTTATCATGTGAATTCTTTTGGCAACAACAGATTTTTGGGCAAGTAAAAACTTTGGCTGTGAACACATGTGAAAAACTTTTTTTGCCTATTCCTAAGTTTCATTCTGCTAACTCTTCAGGTTTATTTAGATTTAAGAATTTCAATGAAGATTTTGCTCGAGTTGGTATAGCTCAATATGGTTATTTAGATACAGATTCTATCTTTGATAATCCAAATTTAAAACCTGTAATGTCTCTTTGGGCAGATAGAATTTCTACAAGAAAAATAACAAAAGGTCAAAGAGTTGGATACGGTGGTATTTTTACCGCAAAAAGTGAAATGAATGTATCAACATATGATATTGGATATGGAGATGGCTTCTTAAGACTAAATGGCAAAAAAACATATACTACTCCAAAAGGATATCAAATTCTAGGTAGAGTCTCTATGGATAACTGTTCTATTAATTCTATAGATGATAAAGTTTGTATTTTTGATGATGTTAGACAATTAGCAACAATACATGATACAATATCTTATGAAATAACTACAACACTTAATCCTAATATAGAAAAAGAGATTAAATAA
- the uvrC gene encoding excinuclease ABC subunit UvrC yields the protein MNLEEKLKQLPNEAGVYQYFDKDGHLLYIGKAKVLKNRVKSYFKFTPNLQPAEKLGPRIYKMITEVVSLEWIVVPNEHEALILENSLIKQLKPKYNILLRDDKTYPYIMLDNSELFPRLEITRRVHKNNNIKYFGPYSTGARDMLDSIYEIVPLVQKKSCIKGKEACLFHQIKKCHAPCEGKITTADYAKLVDEACEYIYNKNKLINKLSERMMQYSEEFRFEEAMKLRDRIKSIEKSQIKSGIDLASNEDLDLFAIKAGRKKAVVVRMFIRDGKLASSSHDFIKLDFLEDNKDIDLNEAYQRAIINYYNNEIPLLPKEILVAQELEEKEEIEEFLKERFDRNIKVVNPKKDKKKSLLNIALNNCDELLRIESSKNQITIYEEIKELFNLQTLPYIIESFDNSHMMGQATVGAMVVWNEELNAFDKKQFRHYNLESKDEYSQMREMLMRRVESFEKVSPPDLWVIDGGETLLKLAYDIIQSAAVNLDIVAIAKEKVDAKAHRAKGAAKDIVHYKDKSGEIRSLKLKPSDQRLQFIQRQRDEAHRFVINFHKKQKRKEDKQVSLLQIKGIGEAKVKKLLLYFGSFEKIKEASVVELKEVLNEKDAILLNNYFHDEKED from the coding sequence ATGAATTTAGAAGAAAAACTAAAACAACTCCCTAATGAAGCAGGAGTTTATCAATACTTTGATAAAGATGGACACCTACTTTATATTGGTAAAGCAAAAGTTCTTAAAAATAGAGTAAAATCTTACTTTAAATTTACACCAAACTTACAACCAGCAGAAAAACTTGGTCCTCGTATTTACAAGATGATTACAGAAGTAGTATCTTTAGAGTGGATAGTTGTACCAAATGAACATGAAGCTCTTATTTTAGAGAACTCACTTATTAAACAACTAAAACCTAAATACAATATTCTTTTACGAGATGATAAAACTTACCCATATATTATGTTAGATAATAGCGAACTTTTTCCTAGACTTGAAATAACAAGAAGAGTACATAAAAACAACAATATAAAATACTTTGGTCCCTACTCAACTGGTGCTAGAGATATGCTTGATTCAATCTATGAAATAGTTCCTTTAGTTCAAAAGAAATCTTGTATTAAAGGTAAAGAAGCTTGTCTTTTCCATCAAATCAAAAAATGTCATGCCCCTTGTGAAGGTAAAATTACAACAGCTGATTATGCAAAACTAGTTGATGAAGCTTGTGAATATATCTATAATAAAAACAAACTAATCAATAAACTTAGTGAAAGAATGATGCAATACTCAGAAGAGTTTAGATTTGAAGAAGCGATGAAATTAAGAGATAGAATAAAATCAATCGAAAAATCTCAAATCAAATCGGGTATTGATTTAGCTTCAAATGAAGACTTAGACCTTTTTGCAATAAAAGCTGGTAGAAAAAAAGCTGTTGTTGTAAGAATGTTTATTAGAGATGGAAAACTTGCCTCTTCTTCCCATGACTTTATCAAACTTGACTTCTTAGAGGATAATAAAGATATTGATTTAAACGAGGCTTACCAAAGAGCAATTATCAATTACTATAATAATGAAATTCCTCTACTTCCAAAAGAGATTTTAGTTGCACAAGAGTTAGAAGAAAAAGAAGAGATAGAAGAGTTTTTAAAAGAGAGATTTGATAGGAACATAAAAGTTGTAAATCCTAAAAAAGATAAGAAAAAATCTTTATTGAATATTGCACTAAATAACTGCGATGAACTACTTAGAATAGAATCTTCTAAAAACCAAATAACTATCTATGAAGAGATAAAAGAGCTATTTAACTTACAAACTCTTCCATATATAATAGAGAGTTTTGATAACTCACATATGATGGGACAAGCTACAGTTGGAGCTATGGTTGTTTGGAATGAAGAGCTTAATGCCTTTGATAAAAAACAGTTTAGACACTATAACTTAGAATCAAAAGATGAATACTCTCAAATGAGGGAAATGCTTATGCGAAGAGTTGAAAGCTTTGAAAAAGTAAGTCCTCCTGACCTATGGGTTATTGATGGAGGTGAAACTTTACTAAAACTTGCCTATGACATTATACAGTCTGCTGCTGTGAACCTTGATATTGTAGCAATTGCTAAAGAAAAAGTAGATGCCAAAGCTCATAGGGCAAAAGGTGCTGCAAAAGATATTGTTCACTATAAAGATAAAAGTGGTGAAATTAGAAGCTTAAAACTAAAACCTAGTGACCAAAGGTTACAATTTATACAAAGACAAAGGGATGAAGCCCACAGATTTGTTATAAACTTTCATAAGAAACAAAAAAGAAAAGAAGATAAACAAGTTTCACTATTACAAATAAAAGGTATTGGTGAAGCAAAGGTTAAAAAACTACTTTTATATTTTGGAAGTTTTGAAAAAATAAAAGAAGCATCAGTAGTAGAACTAAAAGAAGTTCTAAATGAAAAAGATGCTATTTTACTAAATAATTATTTCCATGATGAAAAGGAAGATTAA
- a CDS encoding 2OG-Fe(II) oxygenase, translating to MNLDQISNFVFCDRRLNDFDLEVKLLPNPYYDYPFLIIKDFLSPKICDGLIRSVKKEDDYIDAKIKKENYLNYTDKSIRKTKIYKLDDEYKSIYKKRFLEVQKQIEEYFSLALTTSTKVQVLEYLKGSFYKAHSDDSNMIYKDDELVGFKNVAINRKLTTVFFATSCEDNEDFNTFSGGELVFNFLYDEKGEVIKYKPKAGEMIVFLSNPFFTHEVLEVKSGYRLSLVQWHDAITS from the coding sequence TTGAATTTAGATCAAATTAGTAACTTTGTCTTTTGTGATAGAAGACTAAATGATTTTGATTTAGAAGTTAAATTACTTCCAAACCCTTATTATGATTATCCTTTTTTAATTATCAAAGATTTTTTATCACCTAAAATTTGTGATGGGCTTATTAGAAGCGTTAAAAAAGAAGATGATTATATAGATGCAAAAATCAAAAAAGAAAACTATTTAAACTATACAGATAAAAGTATTAGAAAAACAAAAATTTATAAACTGGATGATGAATACAAATCAATTTATAAAAAAAGATTTTTAGAAGTACAAAAGCAAATTGAAGAGTATTTTTCACTAGCTTTAACAACTAGTACAAAAGTGCAAGTTTTAGAGTATTTAAAAGGTTCATTTTATAAAGCTCATAGTGATGATTCAAATATGATTTATAAAGATGATGAATTAGTTGGTTTTAAAAATGTAGCTATAAATAGAAAACTTACAACTGTATTTTTTGCTACATCATGTGAAGACAATGAAGATTTTAATACTTTTAGCGGAGGAGAGTTAGTTTTCAACTTTCTTTATGATGAAAAAGGTGAAGTTATTAAATACAAGCCTAAAGCAGGGGAAATGATTGTCTTTTTAAGTAACCCATTTTTCACCCATGAAGTACTAGAAGTGAAGTCTGGATATAGATTAAGTTTAGTTCAATGGCATGACGCAATTACTTCATAA
- a CDS encoding phosphotransferase, protein MVKKLKNQGLCNEVYKIKKDKKDFILRVFKKTHTVKIDRKQEFKIQNKAYKKGIASKPVYLSDKFMTCHFIKGSHKNKLSKKQIKVLAKSLKKLHKIKHKNKVYCLEKEFINYKKILDDKKSKKIIKNSLEKLKNNNKKKDLVLSHNDLNKENILFNNKVYFIDWEFASKNNRFFDLATLCIKYNFSKQEEKILLSSYFPIVKEKYYKRLKNYKVICKNFWKLWFKANF, encoded by the coding sequence ATGGTAAAAAAGTTAAAGAATCAAGGACTTTGTAATGAAGTTTATAAAATAAAAAAAGATAAAAAAGATTTTATATTAAGAGTTTTCAAAAAAACTCATACAGTAAAAATAGATAGAAAACAAGAGTTTAAAATACAAAATAAAGCATACAAAAAAGGTATCGCTTCAAAGCCAGTTTATTTAAGTGATAAGTTTATGACTTGTCACTTTATAAAAGGCTCTCATAAAAATAAACTTTCAAAAAAACAAATCAAAGTCCTTGCTAAATCTTTAAAAAAACTACATAAAATAAAACACAAGAACAAAGTTTATTGTTTAGAAAAAGAGTTTATAAACTACAAAAAAATATTAGATGACAAAAAGTCAAAAAAAATTATTAAAAATTCCCTTGAAAAACTAAAAAATAATAATAAAAAAAAGGATTTAGTTTTATCTCATAATGACCTAAATAAAGAGAACATACTTTTTAATAATAAGGTCTATTTTATTGACTGGGAATTTGCTTCAAAAAATAATAGATTTTTTGATTTAGCAACCCTTTGTATAAAATATAATTTTTCAAAACAAGAAGAAAAAATTCTTCTAAGCTCCTATTTTCCAATTGTGAAAGAAAAGTATTACAAAAGACTAAAAAATTATAAAGTTATTTGTAAAAATTTTTGGAAACTTTGGTTTAAAGCAAATTTTTAA
- a CDS encoding zinc transporter ZntB, which translates to MDINGLSHAVLLDKNGGAKSLSYDEIQNYTKSMGLLWVHFDYSSKEAIDWITNRSGIDEVAVDALLTSETRPRTTILDNSILLALRGVNLNANSDPEDMISIRLYISKDLIVSTKKRDLLSVKDILNSFEKNRGPQNSSEFLIELTDRLTSRMEGTIDSLHDRASEIEEMIIESSNLFVRTEISKIRREAISLRRYLSPQKEAMHRLYSDKVSWLSEHDKVQLREITDQLIRYVEELDSINDKVTLIQEEILSKISEQMNQRMYVLSIISAIFLPLGFLTGLFGINVGGLPGTENKDAFMFFTIALSAMGVGLFYLLKRSKWI; encoded by the coding sequence ATGGATATAAATGGATTATCTCATGCTGTACTTTTAGATAAAAATGGTGGTGCAAAGAGTTTATCTTATGATGAAATACAAAACTACACTAAAAGTATGGGCTTACTATGGGTTCACTTTGATTATTCTAGTAAAGAAGCAATTGATTGGATAACAAATAGAAGTGGTATTGATGAAGTAGCTGTTGATGCTTTATTAACTTCTGAAACAAGACCAAGAACTACTATTTTAGATAACTCTATTTTATTGGCTTTAAGGGGAGTTAACCTAAACGCGAACTCTGACCCAGAAGATATGATTTCTATTAGATTATATATTTCAAAAGATTTAATAGTAAGTACTAAAAAAAGAGACCTTCTTTCAGTAAAAGATATTCTAAATAGTTTTGAAAAAAATAGAGGACCTCAAAATAGTTCAGAGTTTTTAATTGAACTAACTGATAGATTAACATCTAGAATGGAAGGAACTATTGATAGTTTACACGATAGGGCAAGTGAAATAGAAGAGATGATTATTGAATCAAGTAACCTTTTCGTAAGAACAGAAATATCAAAGATAAGAAGAGAGGCTATTAGTCTAAGAAGATATCTATCGCCTCAAAAAGAAGCAATGCATAGACTTTATAGTGATAAAGTATCGTGGTTAAGTGAACACGATAAAGTACAGCTAAGAGAGATTACTGACCAGCTAATAAGATATGTAGAAGAGCTTGATTCAATAAACGATAAAGTGACACTAATACAAGAAGAGATATTAAGTAAAATTAGTGAACAAATGAACCAAAGAATGTATGTGCTATCTATTATTTCTGCTATTTTTTTACCACTTGGTTTTTTAACAGGGCTTTTTGGTATAAATGTAGGTGGATTACCTGGAACTGAAAATAAAGATGCTTTTATGTTTTTTACAATAGCTTTAAGTGCAATGGGAGTAGGGTTATTTTATCTGCTTAAAAGAAGTAAGTGGATTTAA
- a CDS encoding tetratricopeptide repeat protein — protein sequence MKYLILTILITSFAFSLSFEEVKKIEEEEGVLKALSSYRVLAKRDDTQSIYRLATLYLKGKGVQKSISTAKTFLEQGSLLNHHKSTYLLGKLYITKKSPYFNEKLAFNTFLKAANDGYAPAQNMIGQFLAAGIAVEKDYKLAIKYFEYASKQGHEDAHCNLAFMYANGKGAFPNFGRAHQFAKEGVKKGNKKCIKVWETYNLEKYDQDKGWKFNFYTKPSS from the coding sequence ATGAAATACCTAATTTTAACTATTTTAATTACAAGCTTTGCATTTAGTCTTAGTTTTGAAGAAGTAAAAAAAATAGAAGAGGAAGAAGGTGTTTTAAAAGCTCTTAGCTCATATAGAGTTTTAGCAAAAAGAGATGACACTCAATCAATCTATAGATTAGCAACTTTATATCTAAAAGGTAAAGGTGTACAAAAAAGTATCTCTACAGCTAAAACCTTTTTAGAACAAGGTAGTTTATTAAATCATCATAAATCAACCTACCTTTTAGGAAAACTATATATTACAAAAAAGTCACCCTACTTCAATGAAAAACTTGCTTTTAATACTTTTTTAAAAGCAGCAAATGATGGTTATGCTCCTGCACAAAATATGATAGGTCAGTTTTTAGCTGCTGGAATTGCTGTAGAAAAAGACTATAAACTAGCAATAAAATATTTTGAATATGCCTCAAAGCAAGGACATGAAGATGCCCATTGTAATCTAGCTTTTATGTATGCAAATGGAAAAGGTGCCTTTCCTAACTTTGGACGAGCTCATCAGTTTGCTAAAGAGGGAGTTAAAAAAGGTAATAAAAAGTGTATAAAAGTATGGGAAACTTACAACCTTGAAAAGTATGACCAAGACAAGGGTTGGAAGTTTAATTTTTATACTAAACCTTCAAGTTAA
- a CDS encoding J domain-containing protein translates to MAQLISSLIKWAIFFGILYLIFTNFGTFLIILFILVSIGYYIVYQFKKKIREASSGNGQHFKFTFNGQDFSQANGANNFDFNDFQEQFRRGNFQGAGTSFGEVPKAKEFFGFTSDPTKEEIKKRYKELARKYHPDINDHGDELMQQLNHYKDVLLKAFP, encoded by the coding sequence TTGGCACAACTTATAAGTAGTCTTATTAAATGGGCAATATTCTTTGGAATCTTATATTTAATATTTACTAACTTTGGAACATTTTTAATTATTTTATTTATACTAGTTTCTATTGGTTATTACATAGTTTATCAATTTAAAAAGAAGATAAGAGAAGCTTCATCTGGAAACGGTCAACACTTTAAATTTACATTTAATGGTCAAGACTTTTCACAAGCAAATGGTGCAAATAACTTTGATTTTAATGATTTTCAAGAACAGTTTAGAAGAGGAAACTTCCAAGGTGCAGGTACATCTTTTGGAGAAGTTCCAAAGGCAAAAGAGTTCTTTGGATTTACAAGTGACCCAACAAAAGAAGAGATAAAAAAAAGATATAAAGAGCTTGCAAGAAAATATCATCCAGATATAAATGACCATGGTGATGAACTTATGCAACAGCTAAATCACTATAAAGATGTTCTGCTAAAAGCCTTTCCATAA
- a CDS encoding adenylate kinase — MKKLFLIIGAPGSGKTTDAELIASKHDNITHYSTGDMLRAEIASGSQRGKEIDSFVSKGLIVPIEIVIETIVTAIKNASTDIVVIDGYPRSIEQMTELDKYLKNESEVELTNVIEVEVSQDTAFKRVLGRAADAEVVRADDNEEVFLNRMKLYIEPLAEIKSFYTKQDVLKVISGEGTIEEIVDEMDNFIQSRV; from the coding sequence TTGAAGAAACTATTTTTAATAATTGGAGCTCCTGGTTCTGGTAAAACTACAGATGCTGAACTAATTGCAAGTAAACACGATAATATCACTCATTATTCAACTGGAGATATGTTAAGAGCAGAGATTGCAAGTGGTAGCCAAAGAGGAAAAGAGATTGACTCTTTTGTATCAAAGGGTTTAATTGTACCTATTGAAATTGTAATTGAAACTATTGTAACTGCTATTAAAAATGCTTCAACTGATATTGTTGTAATTGATGGATATCCAAGATCAATTGAGCAAATGACTGAGTTAGATAAGTATCTAAAAAATGAAAGTGAAGTTGAGCTAACAAATGTAATAGAAGTTGAGGTTTCTCAAGATACTGCCTTTAAAAGAGTTTTAGGAAGAGCAGCGGATGCTGAGGTTGTTAGAGCTGATGATAATGAAGAAGTATTTTTAAATAGAATGAAACTATATATTGAACCACTTGCAGAGATTAAATCATTTTATACAAAACAAGATGTTTTAAAAGTAATCTCAGGTGAAGGAACAATTGAAGAAATTGTTGATGAAATGGATAACTTTATTCAATCAAGAGTATAA